A stretch of the Amycolatopsis sp. BJA-103 genome encodes the following:
- a CDS encoding ribose-phosphate diphosphokinase: MSSKSGTPKKNLMLFSGRAHPELAEEVAKHLNVTVVPQTAHNFANGEIFVRFNESVRGTDAFVIQSHPAPINEWVMEQLIMVDALKRASAKRITVIMPFYPYARQDKKHKGREPISARLIADLFKTAGADRIMTVDLHTAQIQGFFDGPVDHLLAQNVLAAHINKTYQDENITVVSPDSGRVRLAEKWAAQLGDRPIAFIHKTRDPDKPNQAVANRVVGKVRGQLCVLIDDMIDTGGTIVKATEALLDEGASDVVIASTHGILSDPATERLSNCKAREVIVTNTLPIPEEKRFPGLTVLSIAPLLAQAIQQVFEDGSVTSLFDGNA; this comes from the coding sequence ATGAGTTCGAAGTCCGGCACACCGAAGAAGAACCTGATGCTCTTCTCCGGGCGCGCACACCCGGAGCTCGCCGAAGAGGTGGCCAAGCACCTCAACGTGACGGTCGTCCCGCAGACCGCGCACAACTTCGCCAACGGCGAGATCTTCGTCCGGTTCAACGAATCGGTGCGCGGGACCGACGCGTTCGTGATCCAGAGCCACCCGGCGCCCATCAACGAGTGGGTGATGGAGCAGCTGATCATGGTGGACGCCCTCAAGCGGGCGAGCGCCAAGCGGATCACCGTGATCATGCCGTTCTACCCGTACGCGCGGCAGGACAAGAAGCACAAGGGCCGCGAGCCGATCTCCGCGCGCCTGATCGCGGACCTGTTCAAGACCGCCGGCGCCGACCGGATCATGACGGTCGACCTGCACACCGCGCAGATCCAGGGCTTCTTCGACGGCCCGGTCGACCACCTGCTCGCGCAGAACGTGCTGGCCGCGCACATCAACAAGACCTACCAGGACGAGAACATCACCGTCGTCTCGCCGGACTCGGGCCGCGTGCGGCTGGCCGAGAAGTGGGCGGCTCAGCTGGGTGACCGGCCGATCGCCTTCATCCACAAGACCCGCGACCCGGACAAGCCGAACCAGGCCGTCGCCAACCGCGTCGTCGGCAAGGTCCGCGGTCAGCTGTGCGTGCTGATCGACGACATGATCGACACCGGCGGCACGATCGTGAAGGCCACCGAGGCCCTGCTCGACGAAGGCGCGTCCGACGTCGTCATCGCCTCGACCCACGGCATCCTGTCCGACCCCGCCACCGAGCGGCTGTCGAACTGCAAGGCGCGCGAGGTGATCGTCACCAACACGCTGCCGATCCCGGAGGAGAAGCGGTTCCCCGGCCTGACCGTGCTGTCCATCGCGCCGCTGCTGGCGCAGGCGATCCAGCAGGTCTTCGAGGACGGGTCGGTCACGTCCCTCTTCGACGGCAACGCCTGA
- a CDS encoding DivIVA domain-containing protein — MPVTAFEARTRQFDRAPIGARGYYEPAVDAFLERVAATLDGDDDLSVSDVHNVAFAKAPLSKRGYDPTAVDAFLRDVEGTLAGLSQAASYYIAPALEHTHTRKPPWRRR, encoded by the coding sequence GTGCCCGTCACCGCGTTCGAGGCCAGAACCCGGCAGTTCGACCGGGCGCCGATCGGCGCCCGCGGCTACTACGAACCCGCGGTCGACGCCTTCCTCGAACGGGTCGCCGCGACTCTCGACGGCGACGACGACCTGTCGGTTTCGGACGTCCATAATGTGGCGTTCGCCAAAGCGCCGCTCTCGAAGCGAGGCTACGACCCGACAGCCGTCGACGCGTTCCTCCGGGACGTCGAAGGCACGCTAGCCGGGCTTTCCCAGGCCGCTAGCTACTACATAGCGCCGGCTCTGGAGCACACCCACACCCGTAAGCCTCCCTGGCGACGCCGCTGA
- a CDS encoding ABC-F family ATP-binding cassette domain-containing protein has translation MANLVNLESVSKSFGVRPLLDGVSLGVAEGQRIGVVGLNGGGKTTLLEVLAGISEPDTGRVSQVRGLRMAVVTQRTELPVGSTVGDVVLERYGAEHEWAADARVRSIMDGLGITALGVEKSTTNLSGGERRRVALAAALTGELDLVVLDEPTNHLDVEGVRWLADHLLNRRIAVVVVTHDRWFLDTVASVTWEVTNGRVEQYEGGYADWIFARAERARLAATAEEKRQNLARKELAWLRRGPQARTSKPRYRVEAAEALISDVPEPRDSVELQAFARRRLGKTVLEVEDATLTVGDRTLLDHVTWRIGPGDRIGLVGVNGSGKTTLLKLLGGDKEPETGRRVQGKTVSLAHLRQELDDLPGDLRVLQAIEEISGRVVFGKQELSASQLAEKLGFPAARQWTPVEDLSGGERRRLQLCRLLMAEPNVLLLDEPTNDLDIDTLQQLEDLLDSWPGSLVVVSHDRYLVERVCDTIVALFGDGQVTHLPGGIEEYLDRRAKSLEKAGSDRKPGNKQASEPKKSAAEQRAAQKELSRLERKLDQLHAKEEKLHAALLAAATDPSKLIELNTELKAVETEKEEVEAQWLETSEAIE, from the coding sequence ATGGCCAACTTGGTCAACCTGGAGTCGGTGAGCAAGTCCTTCGGGGTGCGCCCGCTGCTCGACGGTGTTTCGCTCGGTGTCGCGGAGGGGCAGCGCATCGGCGTCGTCGGTCTCAACGGGGGCGGGAAGACGACGCTGCTGGAGGTCCTCGCGGGGATCAGCGAGCCGGATACGGGGCGGGTGAGCCAAGTCCGCGGCCTGCGGATGGCCGTGGTCACCCAGCGGACCGAACTCCCCGTCGGCAGCACGGTCGGCGACGTCGTGCTGGAGCGCTACGGCGCGGAGCACGAGTGGGCCGCTGACGCGCGAGTACGGTCCATTATGGACGGTCTGGGGATCACCGCTCTCGGTGTCGAAAAATCGACGACGAATCTGTCCGGTGGCGAGCGCCGCCGTGTCGCGCTGGCGGCGGCCCTCACGGGTGAGCTGGACCTCGTGGTCCTCGACGAACCGACCAACCACCTTGACGTCGAAGGTGTGCGCTGGCTCGCGGATCATCTGCTCAACCGCAGGATCGCGGTCGTGGTCGTGACCCACGACCGGTGGTTCCTCGACACCGTCGCGAGTGTGACCTGGGAGGTCACCAACGGTCGCGTCGAGCAGTACGAAGGCGGTTACGCGGACTGGATCTTCGCGCGGGCCGAGCGAGCGAGGCTGGCGGCGACGGCCGAGGAGAAGCGGCAGAACCTGGCACGCAAGGAGCTCGCGTGGCTACGTCGTGGTCCGCAGGCCAGGACTTCGAAGCCGCGCTATCGAGTCGAGGCGGCGGAGGCGCTGATCTCCGACGTGCCGGAGCCGCGTGATTCGGTCGAATTGCAGGCGTTCGCCCGGCGACGGCTGGGAAAGACCGTCCTGGAGGTCGAGGACGCCACTTTGACCGTCGGCGACCGCACCCTGCTCGATCACGTCACGTGGCGGATCGGTCCCGGCGATCGGATCGGCCTGGTCGGCGTCAACGGGTCGGGCAAGACGACGTTGCTGAAGCTGCTCGGCGGTGACAAGGAGCCCGAGACGGGGCGCCGCGTCCAGGGGAAGACGGTCAGCCTCGCGCATCTCCGGCAGGAGCTCGACGATCTGCCCGGCGACCTGCGCGTCCTGCAGGCGATCGAAGAGATCTCAGGAAGGGTCGTGTTCGGCAAGCAGGAGCTCTCCGCTTCGCAGCTGGCCGAAAAGCTGGGGTTCCCCGCGGCGAGGCAATGGACCCCGGTCGAAGACCTTTCCGGTGGTGAACGGCGCCGTTTGCAGCTGTGCCGGCTTCTGATGGCCGAGCCCAACGTGCTGCTGCTCGACGAACCGACGAACGATCTCGACATCGACACTTTGCAGCAGCTGGAAGATCTGCTCGATTCCTGGCCGGGCAGCCTCGTCGTCGTCTCGCACGACCGGTACCTGGTGGAACGCGTTTGCGACACGATCGTCGCCTTGTTCGGGGACGGGCAGGTGACCCACCTGCCGGGCGGGATCGAGGAGTACCTGGACCGGCGCGCCAAGAGCCTGGAGAAGGCAGGGAGCGACAGGAAGCCGGGCAACAAGCAGGCCTCCGAGCCCAAGAAGAGCGCCGCGGAACAGCGGGCGGCGCAGAAGGAACTGTCCCGCCTTGAGCGCAAGCTCGACCAGCTCCACGCGAAAGAAGAGAAGCTGCACGCGGCCCTGCTCGCCGCGGCGACCGATCCGTCGAAGCTCATCGAGCTCAACACTGAACTGAAGGCTGTCGAAACGGAGAAGGAGGAGGTCGAGGCCCAGTGGCTCGAGACCTCCGAAGCTATCGAGTGA
- a CDS encoding 50S ribosomal protein L25/general stress protein Ctc, whose protein sequence is MSEVRLSVEPRTEFGKGAARRTRRAGKIPAVLYGHGSDPRHYALPALEFARVVRENGSNAVITLDLEGKSELALTKTIVVHPLKNYIEHVDLLVVIRGEKVTVDIPVVVTGTPGPGTLVTTDLDAIQIEVEALHIPEQVEVSVEGVVAGTQINASDVILPKGASLVTDPDALVVAVNESPSESALEGEDAAAEAEETATETAE, encoded by the coding sequence GTGTCCGAGGTACGCCTGTCCGTCGAGCCCCGCACCGAATTCGGCAAGGGTGCCGCGCGCCGCACGCGTCGCGCCGGCAAGATCCCCGCGGTGCTGTACGGGCACGGCTCGGACCCGCGCCACTACGCCCTGCCCGCCCTCGAGTTCGCCCGCGTCGTGCGTGAGAACGGCAGCAACGCCGTCATCACCCTCGACCTCGAAGGCAAGAGCGAGCTGGCGCTGACGAAGACCATCGTCGTCCACCCGCTGAAGAACTACATCGAGCACGTCGACCTGCTGGTCGTCATCCGCGGCGAGAAGGTCACCGTCGACATCCCCGTCGTCGTCACCGGCACCCCCGGCCCGGGCACCCTGGTCACCACCGACCTCGACGCCATCCAGATCGAGGTCGAGGCGCTGCACATCCCCGAGCAGGTCGAGGTCTCGGTCGAGGGCGTCGTCGCCGGCACCCAGATCAACGCTTCGGACGTCATCCTGCCGAAGGGCGCCTCCCTGGTCACCGACCCCGATGCCCTGGTCGTCGCCGTGAACGAGTCGCCGTCCGAATCCGCGCTCGAGGGCGAAGACGCCGCTGCCGAGGCGGAAGAGACCGCCACCGAGACCGCCGAATAA
- a CDS encoding TIGR03621 family F420-dependent LLM class oxidoreductase: protein MGKFKFGVNLWGAENREDWVAKCRRAEALGFDVISVPDHLGPGRNAPFPALTMAAAVTERPRVGTLVSNVPFYNLALFAREVTTTVKMTGDRLDLGLGSGHMKSEFDDAGLPWIPAKERIEYLAKGLDHLREHFAAEGITPPPLLLAGNSDGVLSLAAREADIAGFAGLRQAPGKPPGTFRLDDAERMDERVAFFRSHLDGRDPELNMLVQRVVVTEDRRAAAESWREELKDQDALDVDTLLETPQLLFGTVDEMVRQLEERRERYGFSYITVFEPMLETFAPVVKELSGQ, encoded by the coding sequence ATGGGGAAATTCAAGTTCGGTGTGAACCTGTGGGGCGCCGAGAACCGCGAAGACTGGGTCGCGAAGTGCCGGCGCGCCGAGGCCCTCGGCTTCGACGTCATCTCCGTGCCCGATCATCTCGGCCCAGGACGAAACGCGCCTTTTCCGGCCCTGACCATGGCCGCCGCCGTGACCGAGCGGCCACGCGTCGGCACTCTCGTCTCCAACGTGCCCTTCTACAACCTCGCGCTCTTCGCGCGCGAAGTCACCACGACGGTGAAGATGACGGGCGACCGGCTGGACCTCGGCCTCGGCTCCGGTCACATGAAATCGGAATTCGACGATGCCGGCCTGCCGTGGATTCCGGCCAAGGAGCGCATCGAGTACCTCGCCAAGGGCCTTGACCACCTGCGCGAACACTTCGCCGCCGAAGGGATCACGCCCCCGCCGTTGCTCCTCGCGGGCAACAGCGATGGCGTGCTCTCCCTCGCCGCCCGCGAAGCCGATATCGCCGGCTTCGCGGGCCTTCGCCAAGCACCGGGGAAACCGCCTGGCACTTTCCGGCTCGACGACGCCGAGCGCATGGACGAACGCGTCGCCTTCTTCCGCTCGCACCTCGACGGCCGGGATCCCGAGCTGAACATGCTCGTCCAGCGGGTCGTCGTCACGGAAGACCGGCGCGCGGCCGCGGAGTCCTGGCGTGAAGAGCTCAAGGACCAGGACGCCCTCGACGTGGACACCCTGCTCGAAACGCCACAATTGCTGTTCGGGACCGTCGACGAGATGGTCCGGCAGCTCGAGGAACGTCGCGAGCGGTACGGCTTCTCCTACATCACGGTGTTCGAACCGATGCTGGAAACGTTCGCTCCGGTCGTGAAGGAACTGTCCGGTCAGTAA
- a CDS encoding 4-(cytidine 5'-diphospho)-2-C-methyl-D-erythritol kinase, producing the protein MLAVVPPPVTVRVPAKVNLHLSVGDVRPDGYHELVTVFQALSLTDEVTVAVTEEPGIEVYGEGEGSVPTGANNLAWKAAQALAAHVGKADGESKVRVVLRKGIPVAGGMAGGSADAAATLVGLASLWKLEISRDELAGIAAKLGSDVPFALYGGTALGTGRGEQLVPVLSRHTFHWVLAFDQRGLSTPRVFGELDRLREEGSPPRIGSHTPVVEALASGDPRQLALLLGNDLQAAAVSLRPGLRRTLRAGVNAGALAGTVSGSGPTCAFLCADAQSAVEVAAELSGAGVCRTVRVAHGPVPGARLVGGDDAPRPAPPRVHA; encoded by the coding sequence GTGCTCGCCGTCGTACCGCCCCCAGTTACCGTCAGGGTTCCCGCCAAGGTCAACCTGCACCTGTCGGTCGGTGACGTACGCCCGGACGGCTACCACGAGCTGGTGACCGTTTTCCAGGCGCTTTCCCTGACCGACGAGGTGACTGTCGCGGTCACCGAGGAGCCCGGCATCGAGGTCTATGGCGAAGGTGAAGGTTCCGTACCGACAGGGGCCAACAACCTCGCCTGGAAGGCGGCGCAGGCCCTGGCGGCCCACGTCGGCAAGGCCGATGGCGAGTCCAAGGTCCGGGTGGTACTTCGCAAGGGCATCCCGGTAGCGGGCGGGATGGCCGGGGGCAGTGCCGACGCGGCCGCGACCCTGGTCGGGCTCGCGTCGCTGTGGAAGCTCGAGATCTCCCGAGACGAACTCGCTGGTATCGCCGCCAAGCTCGGCAGCGATGTTCCCTTCGCGCTTTACGGCGGGACAGCGTTGGGCACCGGCCGGGGTGAGCAGCTGGTGCCGGTGTTGTCGAGGCACACGTTCCACTGGGTCCTGGCGTTCGATCAGCGCGGTCTTTCGACCCCGCGGGTGTTCGGCGAACTCGACAGGTTACGTGAAGAGGGCAGCCCGCCGCGGATCGGTTCGCACACTCCGGTGGTCGAGGCACTGGCGTCCGGTGACCCGCGGCAGCTGGCGTTGCTTCTCGGTAATGACCTGCAGGCGGCCGCGGTCTCGTTGCGTCCCGGGCTTCGCCGGACGTTGCGGGCTGGAGTCAACGCGGGTGCGCTCGCCGGCACCGTGTCCGGATCCGGGCCGACCTGCGCTTTTCTGTGCGCGGACGCGCAGTCGGCCGTCGAGGTAGCCGCGGAACTGTCCGGCGCTGGTGTCTGTCGTACGGTGCGCGTCGCGCACGGGCCTGTTCCCGGAGCCCGGCTGGTGGGCGGGGACGACGCGCCGCGGCCGGCGCCGCCCCGGGTGCACGCATGA
- a CDS encoding fatty acyl-AMP ligase gives MSRFVDTLVATAAGRGQQRGMVTGEPKEPVRRTWAEIHEQAKRVAGGLVTAGLEPGKAVAVLAAAPSLIAPTVQAVWLAGGSVTMLHQPTQRTDLAEWAEDTVRVLRMIGSGLVLLGEPFDQLAPVLTEHGIAFQVITELLEAEPLAEPVPTAESDTALLQLTSGSTADPKAVQITYGNLYSNVKAMVDRAEFDFDVDVMVSWLPTFHDMGMVGFLTVPMTFGVELVKITPLEFLSGPLIWPQLISKYNGTTTAAPNFAYAIVGRRMARVDDDNAYDLSKLRIALNGAEPIDETAVQTFVEAGARFKMPAECVFPAYGMAEATLAVSFAPLFTGLTLDIVEADALEADNRAVPVPEGDPRRGTDDVRSFAVLGPPLDGLEAEIVDDEGTVLGERQVGEIRLRGEAVTPGYLTMEGPLATQDENGWLLTGDLGYLVDGMIVICGRRKDVIIMGGRNLYPTDIERAATSVEGVRAGNAVAVRIDAGSRRERFAVVLESKLAGDPDTEKALAKEVAAKVRGAVDMRPFAVVVLPAGSLPKTPSGKVKRAATATQFADRIAKNAATS, from the coding sequence ATGAGTCGGTTCGTGGACACGCTCGTCGCCACCGCGGCGGGGCGAGGTCAGCAGCGGGGAATGGTCACCGGGGAGCCCAAGGAGCCGGTTCGGCGGACCTGGGCCGAGATTCACGAGCAGGCCAAACGGGTCGCCGGGGGTCTGGTCACAGCGGGGCTCGAGCCGGGCAAGGCGGTGGCGGTGCTGGCCGCGGCGCCGTCGCTGATCGCGCCGACGGTGCAGGCGGTATGGCTCGCCGGTGGCAGCGTGACGATGCTGCACCAGCCCACCCAGCGCACCGACCTCGCCGAGTGGGCCGAGGACACCGTTCGCGTGCTGCGGATGATCGGATCCGGGTTGGTTCTGCTCGGTGAGCCGTTCGACCAGCTGGCGCCCGTGCTCACCGAGCACGGCATCGCGTTCCAGGTGATCACCGAGCTGCTCGAGGCCGAACCACTGGCCGAGCCCGTGCCGACGGCCGAGTCCGACACCGCGCTCCTGCAGCTGACCAGTGGGTCGACGGCCGATCCGAAGGCCGTTCAGATCACCTACGGAAACCTGTATTCGAACGTCAAGGCGATGGTCGATCGCGCCGAGTTCGATTTCGACGTCGACGTGATGGTCTCGTGGCTGCCCACCTTCCACGACATGGGCATGGTCGGCTTCCTGACGGTTCCGATGACGTTCGGCGTCGAACTCGTCAAGATCACGCCGCTCGAGTTCCTGTCCGGTCCGCTGATCTGGCCGCAGCTGATCAGCAAGTACAACGGCACGACCACGGCCGCGCCGAACTTCGCGTACGCGATCGTCGGCAGGCGGATGGCTCGTGTCGACGACGACAACGCGTACGACCTCTCGAAGCTTCGGATCGCGCTGAACGGTGCCGAACCCATCGACGAAACGGCTGTGCAGACGTTTGTCGAGGCAGGGGCACGGTTCAAGATGCCCGCCGAGTGCGTCTTCCCGGCTTACGGCATGGCGGAGGCGACTCTCGCGGTTTCGTTCGCGCCGCTGTTCACCGGACTGACGTTGGACATCGTCGAAGCCGACGCGCTCGAGGCGGACAACCGCGCGGTGCCGGTGCCCGAGGGCGACCCTCGGCGCGGGACCGACGACGTCCGTTCTTTCGCGGTACTCGGGCCGCCGCTCGACGGGCTCGAGGCCGAGATCGTCGATGACGAGGGCACCGTGCTCGGCGAGCGCCAGGTCGGGGAGATCCGCCTGCGCGGTGAGGCCGTGACGCCGGGGTACCTGACCATGGAAGGTCCTCTCGCGACACAGGACGAGAACGGCTGGCTGCTCACCGGCGACCTCGGTTACCTGGTCGACGGCATGATCGTGATCTGCGGCCGTCGCAAGGACGTCATCATCATGGGCGGCCGGAACCTGTACCCGACCGATATCGAGCGGGCGGCGACATCTGTCGAGGGGGTTCGAGCCGGGAACGCCGTGGCCGTGCGGATCGACGCGGGCAGCCGCCGGGAACGGTTCGCCGTCGTCCTCGAATCGAAGCTCGCCGGGGATCCGGACACGGAGAAAGCGCTGGCGAAGGAAGTCGCGGCCAAGGTGCGCGGCGCGGTCGACATGCGGCCCTTCGCGGTCGTGGTGCTTCCGGCGGGGAGCCTGCCCAAGACGCCTTCGGGCAAGGTGAAGCGGGCCGCGACCGCCACCCAGTTCGCGGACAGGATCGCCAAGAACGCGGCGACCAGCTGA
- a CDS encoding NAD(P)-dependent oxidoreductase gives MAKLVVFGGTGYAGGKITAEARGRGHEVLVVSRNAEGEGAKAGSLYDEAFLADVAKGADVLVIAVHGQGGLLDAVPSIARVAKDNGARIGVVGGAGSLHVAEGGPRLIDTPEFPDAYKGEAGAHAEVLEAFRKLPEDIDWFYVSPAAEFGAWAEGERTGDFRLGGDVLLTDENGGSKISGADYAIAFVDEIDKPERRRQRFCVAY, from the coding sequence ATGGCGAAGTTGGTTGTGTTCGGAGGAACCGGGTACGCGGGCGGGAAGATCACCGCGGAGGCACGCGGCCGCGGCCACGAGGTCCTGGTGGTGTCGAGGAACGCTGAAGGCGAAGGAGCGAAGGCAGGGTCGCTGTACGACGAGGCGTTCCTCGCCGACGTCGCCAAGGGCGCCGACGTCCTGGTGATCGCGGTTCACGGTCAGGGCGGCCTGCTCGACGCGGTGCCCTCGATCGCTCGGGTCGCGAAGGACAACGGCGCGCGGATCGGCGTGGTCGGCGGGGCGGGCAGCCTGCACGTGGCCGAGGGCGGGCCGCGGCTGATCGACACCCCCGAGTTCCCGGACGCGTACAAGGGCGAGGCTGGGGCGCACGCGGAGGTGCTGGAAGCGTTCCGGAAGCTTCCCGAGGACATCGACTGGTTCTACGTCAGCCCGGCCGCCGAGTTCGGCGCGTGGGCCGAGGGTGAGCGGACCGGTGACTTCCGGCTCGGCGGTGACGTGCTCCTGACCGACGAGAACGGTGGGTCGAAGATCAGCGGCGCCGACTACGCGATCGCGTTCGTCGACGAGATCGACAAGCCGGAGCGCCGCCGTCAGCGTTTCTGCGTCGCTTACTGA
- a CDS encoding DivIVA domain-containing protein, producing the protein MSFTAEDITGATFPNAPIGRRGYAKHEVDAFLERIADTISDRDDLTAAEVHHVMFSRPLIGKRGYDEREVDDFLDKVEGQLAHRTGQHVLGVPGAREEGQATAERAVPDRGPVEFLRER; encoded by the coding sequence ATGTCGTTTACGGCCGAAGACATCACCGGCGCCACTTTCCCGAACGCCCCGATCGGGCGGCGCGGATACGCCAAGCACGAGGTCGACGCGTTCCTGGAGCGGATCGCGGACACGATCTCGGACCGGGACGACCTGACGGCGGCCGAGGTCCACCACGTCATGTTCTCGCGTCCGTTGATCGGGAAGCGCGGCTACGACGAGCGCGAAGTCGACGATTTCCTCGACAAGGTCGAAGGACAGCTCGCCCACCGGACCGGCCAGCACGTGCTCGGCGTACCCGGCGCGCGTGAAGAGGGCCAGGCGACCGCCGAACGCGCCGTTCCGGACCGCGGTCCCGTCGAGTTCCTGCGGGAGCGCTAG
- the pth gene encoding aminoacyl-tRNA hydrolase: MTEAVLPGAGEQILLAGLGNPGPQYAGNRHNVGFMVLDELAGRVGGKFKAHKSGAEILEGRLSGQRVILAKPRSYMNLSGGPVVGAARFYKIPPAGVVVVHDELDVDFGALKMKLGGGDNGHNGLRSITKSLGTKDYYRVRFGVGRPPGRQDPADFVLKDFSTVERKELAFEIDRCADAVEALISTGLATAQNTFHAG; encoded by the coding sequence GTGACCGAAGCAGTACTTCCCGGGGCCGGCGAGCAGATCCTGCTCGCCGGCCTTGGCAATCCCGGCCCCCAATACGCGGGCAACAGGCACAACGTCGGCTTCATGGTGCTCGACGAGCTCGCCGGCCGTGTCGGCGGCAAGTTCAAAGCCCACAAGAGCGGTGCCGAGATCCTCGAAGGCAGACTCTCCGGGCAGCGAGTGATCCTGGCCAAGCCGCGCTCGTACATGAACCTCTCGGGCGGCCCCGTCGTCGGCGCGGCCCGGTTCTACAAGATCCCCCCGGCCGGTGTCGTGGTCGTCCACGACGAGCTGGACGTCGACTTCGGCGCCCTCAAGATGAAATTGGGCGGCGGTGACAACGGCCACAACGGTCTCCGTTCGATCACCAAATCTCTCGGCACCAAGGACTACTACCGCGTCCGTTTCGGCGTCGGACGTCCTCCGGGACGGCAGGATCCGGCCGATTTCGTGCTGAAAGACTTCTCAACGGTCGAACGCAAAGAGCTCGCCTTCGAGATCGATCGTTGCGCCGACGCCGTTGAAGCGCTTATCAGCACCGGCCTCGCCACGGCCCAGAACACCTTCCACGCTGGGTGA
- a CDS encoding methionine ABC transporter ATP-binding protein translates to MITVENLSKSFPLNGNPVVALRDVSVDIQAGSLFGVVGPAGSGKSTLARCIGLQERPDRGVVRLDGLNTGTLDGRRLREIRRQVGVVNTKAELLAERTIAGNIASPLEQLGLDGPQRRNRVGNLLDLVGLTPRAGQRPGELTEGQLRRVAIAKALAAGPSVLLADDPTAGVQPEESGAVLTVLDRARAELGVTVLLTTPDAGVVRRVCDDVAVLEAGAIIERGTVLDLVSDPNSRTAQALLPSIETGRAQASKYDRAVDVVLVGFASVGALLPEAAGRFDVELATIGGGLTRIGDTPVGRFRLGVRGERADAALAWIAERGGHVTHPVRGPQGVAA, encoded by the coding sequence GTGATCACTGTCGAAAACTTGTCCAAGTCCTTTCCTCTCAACGGAAATCCCGTCGTCGCCCTGCGCGATGTCAGCGTGGACATCCAAGCCGGCTCGCTGTTCGGAGTCGTCGGTCCGGCCGGCTCCGGCAAGTCCACCCTCGCTCGTTGCATCGGGCTTCAGGAGCGCCCCGACCGAGGTGTCGTCCGCCTCGACGGCCTCAACACCGGGACCCTCGACGGGCGCCGTCTGCGGGAAATCCGCCGTCAGGTCGGTGTCGTGAACACCAAGGCGGAGTTGCTCGCCGAGCGCACCATCGCCGGCAACATCGCGTCGCCGCTCGAACAACTCGGCCTCGACGGGCCGCAGCGCCGTAACCGGGTCGGCAATCTGCTCGATCTGGTCGGACTCACCCCACGAGCGGGGCAGCGTCCGGGCGAGCTGACCGAGGGGCAGCTGCGCCGGGTGGCCATCGCCAAGGCATTGGCCGCCGGACCTTCCGTGCTCCTGGCCGACGACCCGACCGCGGGTGTGCAGCCCGAGGAATCCGGCGCGGTCCTGACCGTGCTCGACCGTGCGCGTGCCGAGCTCGGGGTCACCGTGCTGCTCACCACTCCTGACGCCGGCGTGGTGCGCCGTGTCTGCGACGACGTCGCGGTCCTGGAAGCCGGGGCGATCATCGAACGCGGAACCGTGCTCGACCTGGTCTCCGACCCGAACAGCCGGACCGCGCAGGCGCTCCTGCCTTCGATCGAAACCGGCCGTGCGCAGGCTTCGAAGTACGACCGCGCGGTGGACGTCGTGCTCGTCGGCTTCGCGTCGGTCGGTGCGCTGCTGCCTGAGGCGGCCGGTCGCTTCGACGTCGAACTCGCCACCATCGGAGGCGGCCTCACTCGGATCGGCGACACGCCCGTCGGCCGGTTCCGCCTCGGTGTGCGTGGCGAGCGCGCGGATGCCGCACTCGCCTGGATCGCCGAACGTGGTGGCCACGTGACCCACCCGGTCCGCGGGCCGCAGGGCGTCGCTGCTTGA